The following proteins come from a genomic window of Thermococcus celericrescens:
- a CDS encoding YkgJ family cysteine cluster protein translates to MERRWVATIDLETLEVEHDLTFKFKCLENCGKCCYELEIPIRDEDIARIEELGYSAWEFVDYDKMFYRGDKFLSYALKKRPFDGGCVFLDPETMRCKIYDHRPLACRLYPFVFVKHGKKMEIYVKQDSFCPGIDHPEGEPVTKEFLLREYGDVIEEYRRKVVKSRE, encoded by the coding sequence TTGGAGAGGCGGTGGGTTGCCACCATCGACCTCGAGACCCTGGAGGTCGAGCACGACCTCACCTTTAAATTTAAGTGCCTCGAAAACTGCGGGAAATGCTGCTACGAGCTGGAGATACCCATCCGGGATGAGGATATAGCCAGGATAGAGGAACTGGGCTACAGTGCCTGGGAATTCGTGGACTACGATAAGATGTTCTACCGCGGGGACAAGTTCCTCAGCTACGCCCTCAAAAAGCGTCCCTTCGACGGGGGCTGTGTTTTCCTTGATCCCGAGACCATGCGCTGCAAAATCTACGACCACCGGCCCCTCGCGTGCAGGCTCTACCCGTTCGTCTTCGTGAAGCACGGAAAAAAGATGGAAATCTACGTCAAACAGGACTCCTTCTGCCCCGGCATCGACCATCCCGAGGGGGAGCCCGTGACGAAGGAGTTCCTCCTCAGGGAGTACGGCGACGTCATAGAGGAGTACCGCAGGAAAGTTGTGAAGAGCCGGGAGTGA
- a CDS encoding Lrp/AsnC family transcriptional regulator, producing MMEAFVLVVVKPGTEEKVYEILRGNEKINEIYRVYGEYDLILRVEVGSIEELDRFHDEVLRRIKNIEMTETLIASSYRG from the coding sequence ATGATGGAAGCGTTTGTCCTGGTTGTTGTTAAGCCCGGAACCGAGGAGAAGGTCTATGAGATCCTCCGGGGCAACGAGAAGATAAACGAGATATACAGGGTCTATGGGGAGTACGACCTGATCCTCCGCGTGGAGGTCGGCAGCATAGAGGAGCTGGACAGGTTCCACGACGAGGTTCTGAGGAGGATAAAGAACATCGAAATGACGGAGACGCTGATAGCGAGCTCCTACAGGGGGTGA
- a CDS encoding signal recognition particle protein Srp54: MALEKLGKALNSALKKLARSKTVDEATIKEVVRDIQRALIQADVNVRLVLQLTKTIEKRALEEEPPAGASKKEHIIQIVYEELTKFLGKEAKPLEIKEKPTVLLTVGIQGSGKTTSVAKLARHLQKRGYKVGVVCSDTWRPGAYYQLKQLLEPYGIEVSGDPEEKDAVKLAYKGVEYFRGKDVDVIIVDSAGRHKEESGLIEEMKQISQAIKPHEVILVIDGTIGQQAYNQALAFKEATPIGSIIVTKLDGSAKGGGALSAVAATGAPIKFIGVGERIDDLEAFDPKRFVSRLLGMGDIEGLLEKLEELQKQQAVSEEDLEKFLKGKFNLKDMYAQLEAMQKMGPLKQVLQMIPGLGYSLPDDAVRVGEEKLRRYRIIMDSMTEEELEHPEIINYSRIKRIARGSGTSTAEVRELLNQYNQMKKMFKSMDKRKLAKMAKRFNFGGFGI; the protein is encoded by the coding sequence ATGGCCCTAGAGAAGCTTGGGAAGGCACTGAACAGCGCCCTGAAAAAGCTCGCCCGCTCAAAGACCGTGGACGAGGCGACGATAAAGGAGGTAGTGCGAGATATACAGAGGGCACTCATCCAGGCGGACGTTAACGTAAGGCTCGTTCTCCAGCTGACCAAAACCATAGAAAAGAGGGCCCTTGAGGAGGAGCCCCCTGCAGGGGCCTCAAAGAAGGAGCACATAATCCAGATAGTCTACGAGGAGCTGACCAAATTTCTCGGAAAGGAGGCCAAACCCCTCGAGATAAAAGAGAAACCCACCGTACTGCTCACCGTCGGAATCCAGGGTTCGGGTAAAACAACCAGCGTGGCGAAACTTGCGAGGCACCTCCAGAAGAGGGGCTACAAGGTGGGCGTCGTCTGCTCGGACACCTGGAGGCCAGGAGCCTACTACCAGCTCAAGCAGCTCCTCGAACCGTACGGAATAGAGGTCTCCGGCGATCCCGAGGAGAAGGATGCAGTCAAGCTCGCCTACAAGGGCGTCGAGTACTTCCGGGGGAAGGACGTGGATGTCATAATCGTGGACTCCGCCGGAAGGCACAAGGAAGAGTCCGGCCTTATAGAGGAAATGAAGCAGATAAGCCAGGCCATAAAGCCCCACGAGGTCATACTGGTCATAGACGGAACCATAGGCCAGCAGGCGTATAACCAGGCCCTGGCATTCAAAGAGGCAACGCCAATAGGCTCGATAATAGTCACCAAGCTCGACGGTTCTGCCAAGGGGGGTGGGGCCCTCTCGGCCGTCGCCGCAACCGGCGCCCCGATAAAGTTCATCGGTGTTGGCGAGAGGATAGACGACCTCGAAGCCTTCGATCCGAAGCGCTTTGTTTCGCGGCTCCTGGGAATGGGAGACATCGAGGGACTTCTGGAGAAGCTCGAGGAGCTCCAGAAACAGCAGGCCGTCAGCGAGGAAGACCTAGAGAAGTTCCTCAAGGGTAAGTTCAACCTAAAGGACATGTACGCCCAGCTCGAGGCGATGCAGAAGATGGGACCGCTGAAGCAGGTTCTTCAGATGATCCCGGGACTGGGCTACTCCCTGCCGGATGACGCCGTCAGGGTGGGTGAGGAGAAGCTCCGGAGGTACAGGATAATCATGGATTCCATGACCGAGGAGGAGCTCGAGCACCCGGAGATAATCAACTACTCGAGGATCAAACGCATAGCCCGCGGCTCGGGAACCAGCACCGCCGAAGTAAGGGAGCTCCTCAACCAGTACAATCAGATGAAGAAGATGTTCAAGAGCATGGACAAGAGGAAGCTGGCCAAGATGGCCAAGAGGTTTAACTTCGGGGGGTTCGGCATATGA
- a CDS encoding ARMT1-like domain-containing protein: protein MSEGVKPNPRPSRRGGGQKETSTKLAQRAAEDLGVPGDFKTALKLAIAGNIIDFAVGYDPSKIEEDIIGVTREELSIDHSDELLRALENAGVLLYLTDNCGEVYFDRLLLEFIRGRFPDLRIYVAAKDGPIINDATVGDLLEAGFDEFAEVVSTGSRLPGTPLEYASGEFRRIFNAADVIIAKGQANFETLSDLGDRRVFFLLKAKCPPIARELGVERGSLLCVRGRKIDD, encoded by the coding sequence ATTAGCGAGGGGGTTAAGCCGAACCCTCGCCCCTCACGGCGGGGAGGAGGTCAGAAGGAGACCTCCACAAAGCTGGCCCAAAGGGCTGCCGAGGATCTCGGGGTTCCCGGGGACTTCAAAACCGCTCTTAAGCTGGCGATAGCGGGCAACATCATAGACTTCGCCGTTGGCTATGACCCCTCAAAGATAGAGGAGGACATCATTGGAGTGACCCGGGAGGAGCTTAGCATAGACCACAGCGATGAGCTTCTCAGGGCGCTCGAGAACGCCGGGGTGCTGCTGTACCTCACCGATAACTGCGGAGAGGTGTACTTTGACAGGCTGTTGCTTGAGTTCATACGCGGGAGGTTTCCTGACCTGAGGATATACGTGGCCGCGAAGGACGGCCCAATAATCAATGACGCCACGGTCGGGGACCTGCTGGAGGCGGGGTTCGACGAGTTTGCTGAGGTCGTCTCCACGGGCTCCAGGCTTCCAGGCACTCCACTGGAATACGCCTCCGGGGAGTTCAGGAGAATCTTCAACGCCGCCGATGTCATAATCGCCAAGGGACAGGCCAACTTTGAGACCCTGAGCGATTTGGGGGACCGTAGGGTGTTCTTCCTCCTCAAGGCCAAGTGCCCTCCAATCGCCCGCGAGCTTGGTGTCGAGAGAGGCTCACTGCTCTGTGTGAGGGGCAGAAAAATAGACGATTGA